The Geoalkalibacter subterraneus genome contains the following window.
CGAATCCCTCCCTCTCCGCCATTTTATTTTCAGCTCACTTCGGAATTCGAAGCGCAGTGAGCGCCGCCAGTGGCGGAAAAGCGGCCCAGGACGGGCCGCGTCAGCGAACGAAGGGGGGGCCGCGCCGGAGCCGCCGTGAGGGCGGTGACAGAGTGGGCGAATCCCTCCCTCTCCGCCATTTTTATATCTGTTTCCGCACGTTCTCGTTATCTCCCGCATGACAGGTGGTTTTTCAAAGGTGAGAATCATTTTCCGTCCGTTCAGCATGGTCGGGGTTGTCGTCGCCATGCTTGTTGCGCTGGTTTGCGGCTGTACCGAAAGCGCAGAGCACAAATCCGCCGGAGACTCCCCGGATACGGGTGAAATGGCCGAAAGCGCGGCTTCACAGGTCGAAATTCTGGTTCCTGATGAAGTCGCCGGGCAGTGGAAAGCCGTAAAAATAGGCGTGCATGACAAATCTGGCAGTCGTGAGGAGGTTTTTACCGTCGATATCGGCTCCGGTTTCAAGGTTCCCGATTCCGATGTATCACTGCGGGTCACCGATTTTCTGCCTGATTTTATCATGAAGGGGCCGGTTATGACCTCGGCTTCCAACGAACTCAACAACCCCGCAGCACGGGTTGAAATCTATGAAG
Protein-coding sequences here:
- a CDS encoding DUF2155 domain-containing protein — encoded protein: MRIIFRPFSMVGVVVAMLVALVCGCTESAEHKSAGDSPDTGEMAESAASQVEILVPDEVAGQWKAVKIGVHDKSGSREEVFTVDIGSGFKVPDSDVSLRVTDFLPDFIMKGPVMTSASNELNNPAARVEIYEGDQQVYQGWLFSLYPDAHAYQHPRHGFNLLDFIPARPQKSQ